A window of Bacteroidota bacterium contains these coding sequences:
- a CDS encoding TonB-dependent receptor — translation MKFVFGFALSLLFISAQAQYSQQFRGTITDQVLQQPLSGATVTISPLGKSVITDDAGVFRFSNIPVGTYRLSISYTGFKEGVLENIAVNSGKETVINVSLEAIIHTETDVIIKAGSKKNKPLNDMSAVSARAFTVEETQKYAAAVNDPLRMATGFAGVFAADDGNNSIVIRGNSPTGLLWRMEGMDIPNPNHFATPGNSGGGISVLSSQLLSNSDFITAAFAAEYGNALSGVFDLRLRKGNNEKREYTLQAGVLGLNVALEGPFSKKYKGSYLINYRYSTLSLLSKTGVIPDDGATNFQDLSYNFYLPTNKLGTFTFFGFGGKSDQKFNADADSLKWESKSDRYSYTFLSNTGMTGITHTILAGNKLNIKSGIGISQTKVGYDEHYTEDDYTLSATYFDKYKTNKLIFNSTLNYKFSNRLNLRTGVIADMIKYNFYRLSSEHEGDPLEEVLNSSGKTSTQQAFAQWQYKPSNNLTLNAGMHYFRLVHNNTSSVEPRFSAKWNINNKSSIAMGYGLHSQMQTLSVYFAEQKLPDGTILMPNKNLDLTKSHHYVLSYSHRLGKNLLAKAELYYQQLFNVPVSIYDSSSLSTLNILNEYIIEPMENAGKGKNYGIEISLERYLKDNFYLTLSNSIYQSKYTAKDGVERNTRFNGNYLVTLITGKEFISERKPKTFGVNLKTIYAGGLRTTPIDFDASQQLGYTVFKEKEAYSLQNTAYFRADIGISMKWNRKNFTSTLSLDIQNVTNRLNVFGQWYDDEKNKIVTSYQTGLIPILNYKIEF, via the coding sequence ATGAAGTTTGTTTTCGGGTTCGCCTTATCCTTATTATTCATTTCAGCACAGGCTCAGTATTCACAACAATTCCGTGGTACTATAACAGACCAGGTGCTGCAACAGCCGCTTAGCGGGGCAACTGTTACTATCAGTCCACTTGGTAAATCAGTTATCACTGACGATGCCGGCGTTTTTCGTTTTAGTAATATTCCAGTTGGCACATATCGCCTCAGTATTTCTTATACCGGATTTAAAGAAGGAGTATTGGAAAATATTGCTGTTAACTCCGGAAAAGAAACAGTTATTAATGTCTCATTGGAAGCCATCATCCATACAGAAACAGACGTAATTATAAAAGCCGGTAGCAAGAAAAATAAGCCACTTAATGATATGAGTGCAGTAAGTGCAAGAGCATTTACTGTGGAAGAAACTCAAAAGTATGCAGCTGCAGTTAATGACCCGTTACGTATGGCTACAGGTTTTGCAGGTGTGTTTGCAGCAGATGATGGAAACAACAGTATTGTTATCCGTGGCAATTCGCCAACTGGCTTATTGTGGCGCATGGAAGGAATGGATATTCCCAACCCAAATCATTTTGCTACTCCCGGTAACAGTGGCGGTGGCATTTCAGTATTAAGTTCCCAGTTACTTTCAAATTCAGATTTTATTACTGCTGCTTTTGCAGCAGAATATGGTAATGCTTTAAGCGGCGTGTTTGATCTCAGGTTGAGAAAAGGTAATAATGAAAAAAGAGAATATACATTGCAGGCAGGAGTACTTGGGTTAAATGTCGCACTGGAAGGGCCGTTCTCAAAAAAATACAAAGGTTCTTATCTTATTAACTATCGGTATTCCACATTGTCATTACTTTCTAAAACTGGCGTTATACCCGATGATGGAGCAACTAATTTCCAGGATCTGTCTTACAATTTTTATTTACCAACCAATAAGCTTGGCACATTCACATTTTTTGGTTTTGGCGGTAAAAGTGACCAGAAATTTAACGCTGATGCAGATTCATTAAAATGGGAAAGTAAAAGCGACAGGTATTCCTATACATTTTTATCCAATACCGGTATGACCGGAATAACACATACCATTCTTGCCGGAAATAAATTAAATATTAAATCAGGTATAGGAATTTCGCAAACTAAAGTCGGGTATGATGAACATTATACAGAAGATGATTATACATTATCCGCCACATACTTTGATAAGTATAAAACCAATAAACTAATTTTTAATTCAACGCTTAATTATAAATTCAGTAACCGGCTGAACCTGCGTACAGGTGTCATTGCAGATATGATCAAATATAATTTTTACCGGCTTTCAAGCGAACATGAAGGTGACCCATTGGAGGAGGTGCTCAATTCTTCCGGTAAAACATCCACACAGCAAGCATTTGCACAATGGCAATATAAGCCATCAAATAACCTAACGTTGAATGCTGGTATGCATTATTTCCGCCTTGTTCATAATAATACTTCATCTGTTGAGCCACGTTTTTCTGCTAAATGGAATATTAATAACAAGAGCAGTATTGCAATGGGATACGGCTTGCATAGCCAGATGCAAACATTGAGTGTTTATTTTGCTGAGCAAAAATTACCAGATGGCACTATTTTGATGCCTAACAAAAACCTGGATCTGACGAAGTCACATCATTATGTTCTTTCTTACAGCCACAGGTTAGGTAAAAATTTACTAGCCAAAGCAGAACTGTATTATCAGCAATTATTCAATGTTCCTGTTAGCATATATGATAGCAGCTCTTTATCAACATTGAATATCCTGAATGAATACATAATTGAGCCAATGGAAAATGCAGGGAAGGGTAAAAATTATGGTATAGAAATTTCATTGGAACGTTACCTAAAAGACAATTTCTATCTCACCTTGAGCAATTCTATCTATCAATCGAAGTATACTGCAAAAGATGGAGTGGAAAGAAATACCCGGTTCAATGGTAATTATCTTGTCACGTTGATCACCGGTAAAGAATTTATAAGCGAGAGAAAACCAAAAACTTTTGGCGTTAACCTGAAAACGATCTATGCAGGTGGGCTTCGCACTACGCCAATTGACTTTGATGCATCACAACAACTGGGCTATACAGTGTTTAAAGAAAAAGAAGCTTACAGTTTACAAAACACTGCTTATTTCCGGGCAGATATCGGGATCAGTATGAAATGGAACAGGAAAAATTTCACCAGCACTTTATCATTGGATATACAGAATGTCACAAACAGGTTAAATGTGTTTGGCCAATGGTATGATGATGAGAAAAATAAAATTGTTACAAGTTATCAAACGGGTTTAATCCCCATCCTGAATTATAAAATAGAATTTTAA
- a CDS encoding DUF2807 domain-containing protein, whose translation MKKVIIMLAAAAALLTATSCRKVVGEGPLQTETRNITDFSGVSASIGGKIYYKIDPVYKVEITAQRNILDVIQTTKINGHIILKVKDGVRIKSNEDITVNISGPSADYFHLSGSGDLMVAGNVNTVNLDMGISGSGNIIVSSISVTDKINANISGSGNIIVQAGTAKNEDLKISGSGELFIAGVTAEKATTTISGSGDMQVNLSQTLDATISGSGSVYYRGQPLISTHISGSGTVRPL comes from the coding sequence ATGAAAAAAGTAATTATTATGTTAGCAGCCGCCGCAGCTCTATTAACAGCAACATCCTGTAGAAAAGTAGTAGGAGAGGGGCCACTACAAACCGAAACCCGTAACATCACAGATTTTTCAGGAGTATCAGCAAGTATCGGGGGAAAGATCTATTACAAAATTGATCCAGTTTATAAAGTAGAAATAACAGCACAACGAAACATACTCGATGTAATACAAACCACCAAAATTAACGGTCACATAATATTAAAAGTGAAAGATGGTGTACGTATAAAATCAAATGAAGATATTACTGTCAATATCAGTGGACCATCAGCAGACTATTTTCATCTGAGTGGCTCGGGTGATCTGATGGTAGCAGGAAATGTAAATACAGTAAACCTGGATATGGGCATAAGCGGTTCAGGAAATATTATTGTATCATCAATATCTGTAACAGATAAGATAAATGCCAATATCAGTGGTTCTGGTAATATAATCGTACAAGCAGGTACAGCGAAGAATGAAGACTTAAAGATCAGTGGCTCTGGTGAATTATTTATAGCCGGTGTAACTGCTGAAAAAGCGACAACAACTATCAGTGGCTCTGGTGATATGCAGGTAAATTTATCTCAAACACTTGATGCAACAATTAGTGGAAGTGGTTCAGTTTATTATCGTGGGCAACCGTTGATCAGCACTCATATTTCAGGTTCGGGAACTGTGAGGCCGTTATAA